AATTAGACGGTCCTAAAATTGTGGGTGAAAAAATTGACTTAACTCAATTTGCACCAAAACCAGGCTCCGGAGCTAAAAAGAAAAGAAAGAGAATTGAGAAACCAGGTGGGCAGAATAATCAGCAAGGCCAGGGGAATAATCAAAACTCAGGAAATAATAACAACCAGGGAGGGCAGGGTAACCGTCCTCAAGGCCAAGGAGGTCCGGGCGGAAACCGTCAGGGGCAGGGAGGCCAAGGCAACCGTCCTCAAGGTCAGGGAGGTCCGGGTGGAAACCGTTTTGGCGGAAACCAGGGCAATCGTCCGGGAGGCCAAGGTGGTGGCGGATTCAAGAAAGGTGGTCAGAATAACAGACCTGGACAAAGAGTAATGCCTGTAGAGCTTACTGATGAGCAGGTTAAAAACCAGATCAAAGAAACGCTTGAAAAATTGACCAATAAAGGTGGTAAATCGAAATCTGCTAAACACAGAAAAGATAAAAGAACCTTCCGTAGAGAGCAGGATGAGCGTCAGCAGGAGCTTGAAGCACAAGACAGAACACTTAAGGTGACAGAATTTATCACAGTGGGTGAACTGGCGAGTTTGATGAATGTCTCTCCTACTGAAGTAATCTCTGCATGTTTCTCACTAGGGGTAATGGTTACCATGAATCAAAGATTGGAAGCCGATACCTTATTATTGGTAGCAGATGAATTCGGGTATAAAATTGAATTCTCTGACGCTGATCTTGAAGATACAGATTCAGAAGATGAAATCGATACTGAAGAGAGCTTAGTATCAAGAGCTCCTGTAGTTACTGTAATGGGGCACGTTGACCACGGTAAAACTTCATTACTGGATTATGTTAGAAAAACTAACGTAATTGCGGGTGAATCCGGAGGTATTACGCAGCACATCGGTGCTTATAATGTGAAATTGGAAAACGGTCAGAGAATTACATTCTTAGATACTCCTGGTCACGAAGCCTTTACGGCAATGAGAGCAAGAGGTGCGCAAATCACAGATATTGCAATTATTGTAATTGCTGCCGATGATGACGTAATGCCACAGACGAAAGAAGCTATTGCTCACGCTCAGGCTGCACAGGTACCGATGATTATTGCTATCAACAAGGTTGATAAGCCAAATGCAAACCCAGACAATATTCGTCAACAGCTTTCAGGTCTAAACCCTCCGGTTTTAGTGGAAGAATGGGGCGGAAATGTTCAGGCGCAGGAGATTTCAGCTAAGTTTGGTAATAATGTAGACGTATTATTGGAGAAAGTTTTATTACAGGCTGAAATGCTTGAATTAAAGGCGAATCCTGATCGTGCAGCAAATGGTGTTGTTATTGAAGCATCTCTTGATAAAGGTAGAGGTTATGTTGCTACCATGTTGGTGCAAACCGGAACATTAAGAGTGGGAGACTACGTAGTGGCAGGTAAAAATCACGGTAAAGTAAAAGCTTTGCTTGATGAAAGAGGGAAAAATCTTGCGGAAGCAGGTCCTTCAATTCCTGCAACAATCTTAGGTTTAGACGGAGCGCCGACAGCTGGTGATAAATTCCGTGTATATGCAGACGAAAGTGAAGGTAAAGCCATTGCCAATAAGAGAGAGCAGCTTCAGAGAGAACTTTCTATCAGAACGAAAAAACATACAACGCTTGAAGAATTGGGCAGACGTATTGCTTTAGGAGAATTTAAAGAATTGAATATTATCCTTAAAGGTGACGTGGATGGTTCTGTGGAAGCACTTTCTGATCAGTTACAAAGATTGTCAACAGAGGAAATCAGCGTGAAAATTCTTCACTCAGGGGTAGGACAGATCACTGAATCTGATATCAACTTAGCGGCAGCATCAGATGCCATTATCATTGGATTCAACGTGAGAGCTGGTGCAAACGCAAAAGAACTTGCAGACCGTGAGGAAATTGAAATTAGAACCTATTCTGTAATCTATAAAGCAATTGATGAAGTAAAAGAAGCAATGGAAGGAATGCTTTCTCCGGAAATTCAGGAGCAGGTAATTGGTAATGTTGAGATCCGTGAGGTATTTAAGATTTCTAAAGTAGGAACTATTGCAGGATGTATGGTTCTTACCGGAAAAGTTACAAGACAGTCGAAAGTACGTTTGTTGAGAGACGGTATTGTTAAATTCGATGGTGAACTTGAAAGCTTAAAACGTTTCAAAGATGATGTGAAGGAAGTAACAAAAGGTTACGAATGTGGTCTGAACCTGAAAGGGTACAATGATATTGAAACTGGAGATATTCTTGAAGTCTACGAAGAAGTAGCTGTTAAGAAAAAATTGAAATAATAGATTTCATATAAATGAAAGCTGTCTCATTTGAGGCAGCTTTTTTTATGTCTATCCCTTTGTATTCTCTGTTTTTGTAGCCGAAAAAATAGTTGAATTTTCTATTTTAAAAAAAATGAAATTATAATTATTGTTAATTCACATTTTTATGACGTAATATTTGTTAGAAAATGAAATTTATTTTGTTGTAAGTTATTTAATTGCCTGTATTGATAATTTGTAAGTTATGAAAATAATTTGAGGATATTAAAATGCAAGTATTGCGCTAAGTAGGTAATCTTACCGCTGAATTGTTTATCGATTTTAAACTCGTTTTAATCAGCTAAAGCAAGGAATAGTATGTTTTGATAGTTAAAATAAAAACCAAATTTTATCTTATAAATAGGTGGAATTCACATTTTTATCAATGTCTTTTTTTTAGGATGAATTATATTTTTATAATTTATATTAATTCTAAATAATATTTTTTGCATTAACAATAATGCGTTAAAAAAAAATACAGACGTAAAAAATTTGTATTTTATGAAATAAAAATTAAGTATTATTGTTAAATCCTATTTGTTTAGCGTAATTTTTATATTAAAATGTAAAAAAAAGTATTGCATAGACTGTTGAAAAACTTGCAAGTGTTAATATTTATTAACATATTTGCCCATTAAAATATATTAAAATTTGTTAATATGAATGTTAAACTACGTGTATTAAGTGCTGGAGCATTGTTCTTCATGGGACAGGCTGCTTTTGCACAGCAACAAGCAAAAAAGGATACAGCTACTAAATCAACTCAGATTGAAGAGGTGGTAATGGTTGGGTTCGGGCAGAAAAAGGCTGTAAAAGAAATTACAGGATCTGTAGGTACGTTAAAAGCAGATAAGCTTAATGACCTTCCGATCGCTTCTCCTGAAGCTGCATTAATGGGAAGAGTAGCGGGTGTTCAGGGAGGTATTTCTTCAGGTCAGCCGGGGGGATTTGTAACACTTCGTATTAGAGGTCAGGCTTCTATCAACGGGAATAACAACCCTATTTATATTATAGATGGAGTAAGAGTAATGTCCGGAGACCCTACTTCGAACAACACTACCGGAAATATCCTATCCAGTTTAAATCCTGATGATATTGAATCCATGACAGTACTTAAAGATGCGGTTTCTACGGCGATCTACGGTGCTGATGCAGGAGCAGGGGTAGTTCTTATTACTACTAAATCAGGAAAGTCTGGAAAGCCAAGATTTAACTTTTCATCATCTTATGGTTTAAACCAGACGGCAATCAAGCAGCCGGGAGTTTTAAATGGAGAGCAGTTTAAGCAGTATGCAGCAGCTTCATTTGCTAACAGAAATAATATGACTGAAGCGGCAGCTCTTCAATATCTTACAGATAATGTATGGGGATCTGATTTCGTAAACAATAATACAGACTGGAGAAACATCGTTCAGAGAGGAAGTGCTATCCAGCAGGATATGAACTTTACTGCATCAGGAGGAAGTGATAGATTTAAATACTATTCTTCTTTCGGTACCTTTGAGCAGGAAAGTGTCTACAGAAACTCTGATTTCAAAAGATTCAGTGCTTCTACTAAGTTAGAATACAAAGCAACAGATCGATTAACAATCAATACAGATATCCAGGTTGCTAATACTACTACCAGAACATTGCCTAACGGTGGTGCTTTCGCCAATCCGGTTTTAGCCCAATATTTCACTGCTCCTTTGGAGCCGGCTTATAATGCTGACGGATCTATTTATTTAGGATCTGTAGATGATGGAACCTATAATGGTCTACCAATCGCTGGGACTTTCAACCCAGCTGCGATTTTAAAATACAACACGAATAAAGCGAACTCTACCCGTATCTTTGGTAACATAGGAATCGGTTATAACATTCTGAAAGGATTAAACTACAGATTAAATGTTGCCCCTGAATATGTGGTAACTGAAGAGGATGAATATCTATCTCCTGTATATGGTGATGGGTACAGCACCAATGGTCGTATGACTTCAGGAACGAACCGTTATTTCAACTTCAACGTATCCAACGTATTGAGCTATGCATTCTCTTTATCTGATGACCATAAATTCAATGCAAGTTTATTCCAGGAGGCATATCAGTCTAACACAAGAACTTTAGCAGCTACAGGACAGTCTGTTGCTTTAAGTACTTTGGAGCACCTTTCCAGCTTTGTAGTACCAATTGACCACACAGGGGTAAATAACCTTGAAAGTTCAAGATCAGGTTATGGAGCAACTTTAGGATACAACTACAAAGGATACTTAAATATTGACTTATCCGGAAGAAGAGATGCTGTATCTTATCTTCAGCCAGGCAGCAAAGCAGGTAACTTCTGGTCTGCAGGGGTTGGATTGGATATTGCTAAAATGATTATTCCAGAAAATGATTACCTGAACTCTTTAAGACTAAGAGCTTCTTACGGTAAAGTAGGTAACAGGGTATCAGTATCTCCTTATGCTACGTATTCTTATACCATCAACTACAATGGTTTAGCAGGAGCAAGTTATGCAGGATTTGATAACCCTGGTTTACAGTGGGAAACCGTAAATCCTTTCAACTTAGGGGTTGATTTCAGCTTATTCAAAAATAATTTAACGATTACTGCTGAATACTTCAACAAGAAAACGAAAAACCTGATCTATAATATTCCTCTTTCCACTTCTCAGGGGTTAGGAGCTTATTTTGATAATGTAGGAGACTTGGTGAACAAAGGTTTCGAATTCACAGCGAATGCTAACATCTTAAGTCCTGTTACTAAAGGAGGATTTGCATTAAGCATGGATGGTAACCTTTCTTTCTTAAAGAATGAAGTTACTAGCATATATGGAGGAAAAGACGTAATCACAGGTACTACGATCTTAAGAGAAGGAGAAACAGTAAACAGCTGGTTCATGAGAAAATGGGCTGGAGTAGATCCAAGCAATGGTAACCCGCTATGGTATAAAAACGGTGTAGACGGAGAAACTACCAGCAACTATGCAGAAGCGCAGCGTGCGATCCAGGGATCTCGTATTGCTAAAGTATATGGAGGGGTAGGCTTAAATATGTCTTATAAAAACTTCACAGTAAGTGCTCAGGGAACTTTCAGTTTCGGAGCTAAGATGTATGATGACTGGGCATTCTATTTACAGGGTGATGGTACCAATTCTCACGTTTATAACAGCTACGCAGATGCTATGGATTACTGGACACCAAGCAATCCTAATGCAGAGAATCCAAAACCTTTCCAGGGGATTGGTGCAAGGGGGACAGGATCAACATCTGCTAACAATAGTTCTACAAGATTCCTTAGAAAAGCGGACTTCTTAAGACTAAGTAACCTGAAAGTAGCCTATACCTTTGATAAAGACTTCTTAAAAGGAGCTCCAGTAAACAAGGTGACTTTATATGTGATGGCCAACAACCTATATACTCACAGATATGACAAGAAGCTGAAGTTTGATCCGGATATGGCTTTGATCGGGACTAGTAACCTGAACTTACCTGCTATGAAA
This region of Chryseobacterium vaccae genomic DNA includes:
- the infB gene encoding translation initiation factor IF-2, with product MPKIRLNKAVKEFNISMSRLVEFLQSRGFEVESNPNAQLEEAAYSALEAEFAKDGEQRKASHEVVITKVPEEKLEIEEKKTPEVIRAKANKPETKILGKIDLDSAKPEVEETPEIPAAAPAPAPVEEKKEEVVAEPEVKATPEKQEFKVLDKIDLSQIESRNRPVKKDKPKMEEKKEEEKPAEPVKETPKQAEPVAEVKPAEPQKTEPESQEPQKIETVYQKLDGPKIVGEKIDLTQFAPKPGSGAKKKRKRIEKPGGQNNQQGQGNNQNSGNNNNQGGQGNRPQGQGGPGGNRQGQGGQGNRPQGQGGPGGNRFGGNQGNRPGGQGGGGFKKGGQNNRPGQRVMPVELTDEQVKNQIKETLEKLTNKGGKSKSAKHRKDKRTFRREQDERQQELEAQDRTLKVTEFITVGELASLMNVSPTEVISACFSLGVMVTMNQRLEADTLLLVADEFGYKIEFSDADLEDTDSEDEIDTEESLVSRAPVVTVMGHVDHGKTSLLDYVRKTNVIAGESGGITQHIGAYNVKLENGQRITFLDTPGHEAFTAMRARGAQITDIAIIVIAADDDVMPQTKEAIAHAQAAQVPMIIAINKVDKPNANPDNIRQQLSGLNPPVLVEEWGGNVQAQEISAKFGNNVDVLLEKVLLQAEMLELKANPDRAANGVVIEASLDKGRGYVATMLVQTGTLRVGDYVVAGKNHGKVKALLDERGKNLAEAGPSIPATILGLDGAPTAGDKFRVYADESEGKAIANKREQLQRELSIRTKKHTTLEELGRRIALGEFKELNIILKGDVDGSVEALSDQLQRLSTEEISVKILHSGVGQITESDINLAAASDAIIIGFNVRAGANAKELADREEIEIRTYSVIYKAIDEVKEAMEGMLSPEIQEQVIGNVEIREVFKISKVGTIAGCMVLTGKVTRQSKVRLLRDGIVKFDGELESLKRFKDDVKEVTKGYECGLNLKGYNDIETGDILEVYEEVAVKKKLK
- a CDS encoding SusC/RagA family TonB-linked outer membrane protein: MNVKLRVLSAGALFFMGQAAFAQQQAKKDTATKSTQIEEVVMVGFGQKKAVKEITGSVGTLKADKLNDLPIASPEAALMGRVAGVQGGISSGQPGGFVTLRIRGQASINGNNNPIYIIDGVRVMSGDPTSNNTTGNILSSLNPDDIESMTVLKDAVSTAIYGADAGAGVVLITTKSGKSGKPRFNFSSSYGLNQTAIKQPGVLNGEQFKQYAAASFANRNNMTEAAALQYLTDNVWGSDFVNNNTDWRNIVQRGSAIQQDMNFTASGGSDRFKYYSSFGTFEQESVYRNSDFKRFSASTKLEYKATDRLTINTDIQVANTTTRTLPNGGAFANPVLAQYFTAPLEPAYNADGSIYLGSVDDGTYNGLPIAGTFNPAAILKYNTNKANSTRIFGNIGIGYNILKGLNYRLNVAPEYVVTEEDEYLSPVYGDGYSTNGRMTSGTNRYFNFNVSNVLSYAFSLSDDHKFNASLFQEAYQSNTRTLAATGQSVALSTLEHLSSFVVPIDHTGVNNLESSRSGYGATLGYNYKGYLNIDLSGRRDAVSYLQPGSKAGNFWSAGVGLDIAKMIIPENDYLNSLRLRASYGKVGNRVSVSPYATYSYTINYNGLAGASYAGFDNPGLQWETVNPFNLGVDFSLFKNNLTITAEYFNKKTKNLIYNIPLSTSQGLGAYFDNVGDLVNKGFEFTANANILSPVTKGGFALSMDGNLSFLKNEVTSIYGGKDVITGTTILREGETVNSWFMRKWAGVDPSNGNPLWYKNGVDGETTSNYAEAQRAIQGSRIAKVYGGVGLNMSYKNFTVSAQGTFSFGAKMYDDWAFYLQGDGTNSHVYNSYADAMDYWTPSNPNAENPKPFQGIGARGTGSTSANNSSTRFLRKADFLRLSNLKVAYTFDKDFLKGAPVNKVTLYVMANNLYTHRYDKKLKFDPDMALIGTSNLNLPAMKTYLVGFNVEF